A region of the Gemmobacter fulvus genome:
GTCCCTAACGGTCTTTTTTGTGTTGCCGCAGATTCGTCGCTGCGGCATGATTCGCTTTTCGTGTGGCCCAGAAACGAAAGCGGCGGATCGAGCGGCTGCCACTGCTCGATCCGCCGACTGTCCCATCGCTGGGTCGTACCGGTTGCGCGAACCACCTGGGGGAGATGTCTGCTCGCCCGCGCGCCGGTCGTATTGGGATGAGGGAGGGGCCTGTATGAAACCTGCTTATCGCCTGTGGGGTCTTTAGCGCCCCTTTGTGTTCATTCCCGCCGTCATCCGGTAAGCAAAGGGATGCCATGGGAAATCATGGGAAGCAATGGAAATCTTCGGGCAGAGCCGGGCAGATTTTGCGCAGCAGGGCCTTCAAACACAGCATCTAGTGGCTGTTTTTGGCGCGGCGCTGCTAACTCTGGCGAAACACGACTTCGTGAGACACAAGATATAGCTGGGCCAGAAAATCCCACCTGCCCCGGAATTTTTCGGCTGCGGCTACATGAAGTTTTTATGCCAAGCCCCGGAATGTGCTGAAAAAGCAGAAAACCCGGGGTTTCCCCCAGGTTTTCCCAGATTTGTCACGGTCGGGTGATTCGGCGTGTGCGTCTGTCCCGTTAGATTCCATGCGATCCCGGACCGGTGTGCCGCTGTGCCCCGTGGCGTCCCATGCGATCCCGTTCGGGGATCAGGCGACGCCTCCGTCAATCAGACGGCGGGCGAGACGGCCATAGGCCTCTGCAATCGGGCCGTCTCCGGCGGCAATCGGGGTTCCGGCATCGCCCGCCAACCGCACCGAAAGATCGAGCGGCAATTCCCCCAAAAACGGCAAGCCCAGCCGCTTGGCATCCGCCGCCACCCCGCCATGCCCGAAGATATGCGCCTCATGCCCGCAGTTGGGGCATATATAAGAGGACATGTTTTCGATCAGGCCCAGCACCGGCGTCTTGAGCTTCACGAACATATCAAGCGCCTTGCGCGCATCCAGCAGCGCCACATCCTGCGGCGTGCTGACCACAATCGCGCCGCTGACGGCAAAGCGCTGGCTCAGCGTCAGCTGAATATCCCCGGTGCCCGGCGGCAGGTCGATCAGCAGCACATCCAACTCGCCCCAGGCCGTCTGCTCGATGAGCTGTTGCAGCGCGCCCATCAGCATCGGGCCGCGCCAGACCACCGCCTCGTCCTCTTTCAGCATGAAACCGATCGACATGACCGTGACCCCATGCGCCTGCAACGGGATCATGGTTTTGCCATCCGGCGAGGCGGGGCGCTTGTTCACCCCCATCATGCGCGGCTGGCTGGGGCCATAGATATCGGCATCCAGCAGGCCGACCCGTCGGCCCTGCCGGGCCAAGGCCACCGCAAGGTTGGACGAGACGGTCGATTTGCCCACCCCGCCCTTGCCCGAGCCGATGGCGACAATGTGGTTGATGCCGGAGACGCGTTTCGGCCCGCCCTGATGCGGTGTGGCATGGCCGCCGATCTTCAGGCTTGGCGCAGCGGGTTTTGCGGCGGGGCCATGCGCCGTCATCACCACCTGCACCTTGTCGACCCCCGGCAGCGCCCGCAGCGCCGCCTCGGCCGCCGTCTGCACCGGACCAAAGGCACGGGCATCCTCGGGCGTCGGTGCCTCGATCACAAAGCTGATCAGACCGCCTTCAACCCGCAGCGCCCGAATCAAATCGCGCGAGACAAGATCCCCGCCGCCCGGCACCGCAATATGGGCCAAAGCGCCCAGAACCTGTTCTCGTGACAGAGCCATGCAAAATCCTCCGCATTTTGGCGTGCAGCCTTGTTCAGCTTGCATGGAAGAGCAAGGTCTGCTTTACCAACTGCTCAAAATTCATGCGAAGCGCCTGTTTACGTTAGGGAAAACCTCATCCTCAGCCATGCGGCACCCGCATAGCTGCAATGCAGCAGAGCGGGATTGTGCAAGTGCAGCAATTGGCCCATGTTATCCCTAACAGCACGGCAGAGACCGAAAGGGATCACGAAAGACCGCGCTTTACGAGATAACCTGAGGCTGATGAAATGGCATATGTAAATTCCACCCGCGTTGCTCAAATGAGCTTTGCAGACCGTCTGTCGGCTGCATTCGACGGTGTGAAGCAGGCAATCGCCCGCCGCGCCATCTACAAACAGACCGTGCGGGAGCTGAACGCGCTTTCGGCCCGTGAGCTGGCCGATCTTGGCATCCATCGCTCCATGATCACCCGTCTGGCCCGCGAAGCGGCCTACGGCAAATAAGTTTCTTTGCGAGGCTCCACCTCCTCCCGGGGCCTGTAGCAAAAGCGGCGGCACTTCTCCTCCTCCCTGGTGCCGTCGCCCTTTATACCGGAAGCCCTTGCTTCCTTTCGCATTGCTCGGCCCCTCCTCCTCCCTGGGCCTGATGCAAAAGCGGCGGTCCCCTCCTCCTCCCTGGGATCGTCGCACCCTTTCCGGGCCATCTGGCCCAAACGAGATCCTCGGCCCCTCCTCCTCCCTGGGCCAAGGGTTCCGCGGCGGCCCCCTCCTCCTCCCTGGGGTCGCCGCATCCATTCCGGGCCATCTGGCCCAAACGAGATCCTTGGCCCCTCCTCCTCCCTGGGCCTTGGGACAGGCGGTAGCCCCCTCCTCCTCCCTGGGGCGTGCCGCAACCATAGCAACCGCCCCTCCTCCTCCCTGGGCGGTTGTTCACAGAGCGGCGGCACCCCTCCTCCTCCCTGGGTGTCGCCGTTTTTGTTTGAAATCCTCCCCTTGCATCCCCCGATCCCGGCGCGCATCGTCCGCAGCACTCGCAGCTTGCCGGAATGATCATGCGCGCCTCCCTGTTTTCTGCCGCCCTTGTTGCCGCCCTTGTCGGCTATGGCTCCACCATTGCCCTGGTGCTGGCCGCCGCTGCCGCCGTCGGGGCCAGCCCGGCGCAGACCGGATCCTGGGTGCTGGCCATCTGCCTGGGCAAGGCGGCGGGGTCGGCGCTGCTGTCCGTCTCGTCGCGGGTGCCGGTGGTGCTGGCCTGGTCCACCCCCGGGGCCGCACTGATTGCCGCCACCGAAGGCGTGACGATGCCGCAAGCCGTGGGGGCCTTTGTGCTGACCGGCCTGCTGATTGCGCTCACCGGCACGCTGAAACCGTTGGGGCGGCTGGTGGCGCGCATCCCGGACAGCATCGCCGCCGGAATGTTGGCCGGGGTGCTGCTGCCGTTCTGCCTGAAGCTGCCTGCTGCGACGCAAGGGATTCCGGCGCTGATTCTGCCGGTGATCGGGCTCTTTGCGCTGGTGCGGCTGCGCAATCCGGCGCTGGCCGTTCTGGCCGCACTTGCGCTGGGGCTGGCCGCGGCCTTTGCCAGCGGGCTTGCCACGCTGCCGCCGCTGCGCCTGCCACTGCCGCGGCTGACGTTCATCTGGCCCGAATTCGATCCGATGGTGCTGATCGGGTTGGCGCTGCCGCTGTATCTTGTGACGATGGCCTCACAGAACCTGCCCGGTTTCGCCACCCTGCGCGCGGCGGGATACGAGCCGCCGGTGCGCGCGGGCCTGACGGTGACGGGCGGGATTTCGGCGCTGATCGGGCTGTTCGGGGCACATACGATTTCAATGGCCGCCATCACAGCCGCCATTTGCCTCGGCGATGACGTGCATCCCGACCGCAACCGCCGCTGGCAGGTGGGTCTGGTCTATGCCGCGATCTGGGTGGGGCTGGGCTTGCTGGGGCCGCTGATCCTGTCGCTGCTCGCGGCGCTGCCGCCCGAGTTGATCACCGCAATTGTGGCGCTGGCGCTGCTTGGCCCGTTCATGGGGGCGGCAACGGCGGCGTTTCAAGCCCCTGAAACCCGCTTCGCAGCCGCGATCACGCTGGTCGTCACCGCCTCGGGCGCGCCTGCGCTTGGCATTGGCGCGGCCTTCTGGGGCTTGCTGGCCGGGCTGGCCTTTCACGCGGCAGAGCAGTTGCGCCGCCCCACCGCGTGAGGCCGCCGTCAGAACGGCACGTCATCCGCCTCATGCGCGGGCACCACAAAGCGCGCGATGATCTTTTTGACCCCGGCCTTGTCAAAGGCGATGTCGAGCTTGTCGCCCTCGATCGCGGCAACAGTGCCATAGCCGAATTTGGTGTGAAACACCCGGTCGCCTTCGGTAAAGCTCGACACCGCATCAAGGTCAATCACCTGCTGCTTTGACTCGCGCGGTTGCGAGATCGGTCGTGTGGCGCTGCGATCCTGCAAGCGCCGCCAGCCCGGCGAGTTATAGACATCGGCCTTGGTCGCCCGCTCTTCGATGCGCGAGCCGCCGCCCATGCCCGCCGCACCATAGCCGCCGCCGTAAAGACCGGGCGGCGTCAGCACATCCACATGCGGCACCGGCAATTCATCAATGAAGCGCGACGGAAGCTGGCTTTGCCACTGGCCATAGACCCGTCGATTCGCGGCAAAGGAAATCGTGCACAGCCGTTCGGCCCGCGTAATGCCGACATAGGCCAGCCGCCGCTCTTCCTCCAGGCCCTTCTGGCCGGATTCGTTCATGCTGCGCTGCGACGGGAAAAGCCCGTCCTCCCAGCCGGGCAGAAACACCACCGGAAATTCCAACCCCTTGGCGCCATGCAGCGTCATGATCGTGACCTTCTCTGCCGCCTCCTCGGTGTCATTTTCCATGATCAGCGAGACGTGTTCGAGGAAGCCTTGCAGGCTGTCGAACTGTTCCAGCGCCTTGACCAGTTCCTTGAGGTTCTCCAGCCGCCCCGCCGCCTCGGGCGTCTTGTCGTTCTGCCACATCGAGGTATAGCCGGATTCCTCCAGAATCACCTCGGCCAGCCGCACATGGCCCATGTCGCTTTGCGGCACGGCATCGGGCACCATCGGTTCGATCACGGCATCGGCCACTTCGGGACGCGCATTCAGAATCGCGGCATGCCAGCGGTCCACGCCGTCGACAAAGGCGCGCAACTGCCCTGCCCCCTTGCCGCCGATGCCACCGCGCGCCAGCAATTCCCGCGCGCCTTCCAAAAGGCTCATGCCCGAGGCGCGCGCGGTTTTCTGGATCTCTTGCTGCGCCTTGTCACCCAATCCGCGCTTGGGGGTATTGACCACCCGTTCGAACGCCAGATCGTCATCGGGCGAGACGGCAAGCCGGAAATAGGCCATCGCATCGCGGATCTCTAGCCGCTCGTAAAAGCGCGGGCCGCCGATGACCCGATAAGGCAGGCCGATGGTCAGAAAGCGGTCCTCAAAGGCGCGCATCTGATGGCTGGCGCGCACCAGAATCGCCATGTGATCAAGGCTCTGCGCCTCCATGCTGCGGCTGCCGCGTTGCAGCGCCTCGACCTCGTCACCGATCCAGCGCGCCTCTTCCTCGCCATCCCAATGGCCGATCAGGCGCACCTTCTCGCCGCCCTTGGCCTCGGTCCACAGCGTCTTGCCCAGGCGATCCGAATTGCCCGAAATCACACCTGAGGCGGCGGCAAGGATATGTTCGGTCGAGCGGTAATTCTGTTCCAGCCGGACCACCTCGGCCCCTGGAAAATCCTTTTCAAACCGCAGGATATTGCCCACCTCGGCCCCGCGCCAGCCATAGATCGACTGGTCATCATCGCCCACGCAACAGATGTTGCGATGCGCCTGCGCCAGAAGCCGCAGCCACAGATATTGCGCGACGTTGGTATCCTGATATTCGTCGACGAGGATGTATTTCAGCCAGCGCTGATACTGCGCCAGAATATCCGGGTGCGCCTGAAACAGCGTCACCACATGCAGCAGCAGATCCCCGAAATCGCAGGCGTTCAGCGCGCGCAGCCGATCCTGATACTGCTGATAAAGCTCGGTGCCGCGATTGTTATAGGCCGAGGCTTCGGACGAGGGCACCTTGGCCGGCGTCCAAGCCCGGTTCTTCCAGGAATCGATCAGCCCCGCCAGCATCCGCGCAGGCCAGCGCTTTTCGTCGATATTCGCGGCCACGATCAACTGCTTCATCAGGCGCAGTTGGTCGTCGGTGTCCAGAATGGTGAAATTCGACTTCAGCCCGGCGAGTTCGGCATGGCGACGCAGGATCTTGACGCTGATCGAATGGAAGGTGCCCATCCAGGGCATCCCCTCCACCGATTGGCCCAACATGCGCGCCACCCGCTCTTTCATCTCGCGCGCGGCCTTGTTGGTGAAGGTCACCGCCAGAATCTCGTTCGGGCGGGCCTTGCCGGTGGCCAGAAGATGCACGATGCGGCTGGTCAGCGCCTTGGTTTTGCCTGTGCCTGCCCCGGCCAGCATCAGCACCGGCCCGTCCAGCGCCAGCACCGCCGCGCGCTGCGCGGGGTTCAGATCATCCAGATAGGGCTGTGGCCGCGCGGCCATGGCACGTTGGCTCAGCGGGATCGCGGCCTCGAAAGCGTCGGTTTCATCAAATCCGTTCATTCTCCCAACATAGCGCCTCTGCCGCGCGAGGAAAAGCAGTGTTCTTTGATTGTTCCAGTGCTATTTACCCTACCCGCACGCGAAACTTTGCAGTCGCAAATCCGTTCTGAATATTTCGCAAAACTTTGCAATTTGGTCGGGTCCTGCACTTGCGCTGCAATGCAGCACCCCTAAAGTGACCCAGCTTCGGATTGCACCGCTGGGGGAGCCTTATGACCGAATTCCGTAAAATCCTTGTCGCCAACCGGGGCGAAATCGCCATCCGCGTCATGCGCGCCGCCAACGAGATGGGCAAAAAGACCGTCGCCGTCTATGCCGAAGAGGACAAGCTCTCGTTGCACCGCTTCAAGGCGGACGAGGCCTATCGCATCGGCGAAGGGCTGTCGCCGGTTGGGGCCTATCTGAGCATCCCCGAAATCATCCGGGTGGCCAAGGCGGCCGGAGCGGATGCGATCCATCCGGGCTATGGCCTGCTGTCGGAAAACCCCGATTTCGTCGAGGCTTGCGCCGCGAATGGCATCACCTTCATCGGCCCGCGCGCCGAAACCATGCGCGCACTGGGGGACAAGGCCAGTGCGCGGCGGGTGGCGATGGCGGCGGGTGTGCCGGTCATTCCGGCCACCGAAGTGCTTGGCGAGGATTTTGCCGCCATCAAGGCCGAGGCGGCAGCGGTGGGGTATCCGCTGATGCTCAAGGCCTCGTGGGGCGGCGGCGGGCGCGGTATGCGCCCGATCCTTGGCCCGGACGAGCTGGAGGCCAAGGTTCTGGAAGGCCGGCGCGAGGCCGAGGCCGCGTTTGGGAATGGCGAAGGTTATCTGGAAAAGATGATCCTGCGTGCCCGCCACGTCGAGGTGCAGATCCTTGGCGACAAACATGGCGAGATCTATCACCTGTTCGAGCGCGACTGCACCGTGCAGCGCCGCAACCAGAAGGTCGTCGAACGCGCGCCTGCCCCCTACCTGACCGAAGCGCAGCGCGCCGAGGTCTGCGATCTGGGCCGCCGCATCTGTGCCCATGTCGGGTATGAATGTGCGGGCACTGTCGAATTCCTGATGGATATGGACAGCCAGCAGTTCTACTTCATCGAGGTGAACCCGCGCGTGCAGGTGGAACATACTGTCACCGAACAGGTGACTGGCATCGACATCGTGCAGGCGCAGATCCTGATTGCGGAAGGCAAATCGCTGGCCGAGGCCACCGGCATGGCGCAGCAATCGGATATCAAGCTGCATGGCCATGCGCTGCAATGCCGCGTGACCACCGAAGACCCGCAGAACAACTTCATCCCCGATTATGGCCGGATCACCGCCTATCGCTCGGCCACCGGCATGGGCATCCGTCTGGATGGCGGCACCGCCTATTCCGGCTCGGTCATCACCCGCTATTACGATTCGCTGCTGGTGAAGGTCACGGCCTGGGCGCAGACGCCGGAACAGGCGATTGCCCGGATGGACCGCGCGCTGCGCGAATTCCGCATCCGTGGCGTGTCGACCAACATCGCCTTTGTCGAAAACCTGCTGAAACACCCGACCTTCCTCGACAATACCTATACGACGAAGTTCATCGACACGACGCCCGACCTGTTCCTCTTCAAGAAGCGCCGCGACCGGGCCACCAAGATCCTGACCTATATCGCCGACATCACGGTGAACGGGCATCCCGAAACCGCAGGTCGCGCCAAGCCCGCCGCCGAGCTGCGCACACCCAAGGCCCCGGCCCCGCTTGCCGATCCGGCACCGGGCACCCGCAACCTGCTGGAGGCGAAGGGCCCGCAGGCTGTGGCAGACTGGATGGCGGCGCAAAAGCAGGTGCTGATCACCGATACCACCATGCGCGACGGCCACCAGTCGCTGCTTGCCACCCGCATGCGCTCGATCGACATGATCCGCGTCGCCCCCACCTATGCTGCCAACCTGCCGCAACTGTTCAGCGTGGAATGCTGGGGCGGGGCCACCTTCGATGTGGCCTACCGCTTCTTGCAGGAATGTCCGTGGCAGCGCCTGCGCGACCTGCGCGCCGCGATGCCGAATCTGATGACGCAGATGCTGCTGCGCGCCTCCAACGGCGTGGGTTATACCAACTATCCCGACAATGTGGTGCAGGCCTTTGTCAAACAGGCCGCCGCGACCGGGGTCGATGTCTTCCGCGTGTTCGACAGCCTGAACTGGGTTGAAAACATGCGCGTCGCCATGGATGCGGTGATTGAGGCCAACAAGGTCTGCGAAGGCACGATCTGCTATACCGGCGATCTGCTGGATCCGAACCGTGCCAAATACGATCTGTCCTATTATGTCGCGATGGGCCGCGATCTGAAGGCGGCGGGGGCGCATGTCCTTGGGCTGAAAGACATGGCGGGGCTGCTGAAACCCGCCTCGGCCCGCATCCTGATCAAGGCGCTGAAGGAAGAGGTCGGGCTGCCGATCCACTTCCATACCCATGACACCAGCGGCATTGCCGGGGCGACGGTTCTGGCCGCCTGCGAGGCCGGGGTGGATGCGGT
Encoded here:
- a CDS encoding Mrp/NBP35 family ATP-binding protein; its protein translation is MALSREQVLGALAHIAVPGGGDLVSRDLIRALRVEGGLISFVIEAPTPEDARAFGPVQTAAEAALRALPGVDKVQVVMTAHGPAAKPAAPSLKIGGHATPHQGGPKRVSGINHIVAIGSGKGGVGKSTVSSNLAVALARQGRRVGLLDADIYGPSQPRMMGVNKRPASPDGKTMIPLQAHGVTVMSIGFMLKEDEAVVWRGPMLMGALQQLIEQTAWGELDVLLIDLPPGTGDIQLTLSQRFAVSGAIVVSTPQDVALLDARKALDMFVKLKTPVLGLIENMSSYICPNCGHEAHIFGHGGVAADAKRLGLPFLGELPLDLSVRLAGDAGTPIAAGDGPIAEAYGRLARRLIDGGVA
- a CDS encoding pyruvate carboxylase, with protein sequence MTEFRKILVANRGEIAIRVMRAANEMGKKTVAVYAEEDKLSLHRFKADEAYRIGEGLSPVGAYLSIPEIIRVAKAAGADAIHPGYGLLSENPDFVEACAANGITFIGPRAETMRALGDKASARRVAMAAGVPVIPATEVLGEDFAAIKAEAAAVGYPLMLKASWGGGGRGMRPILGPDELEAKVLEGRREAEAAFGNGEGYLEKMILRARHVEVQILGDKHGEIYHLFERDCTVQRRNQKVVERAPAPYLTEAQRAEVCDLGRRICAHVGYECAGTVEFLMDMDSQQFYFIEVNPRVQVEHTVTEQVTGIDIVQAQILIAEGKSLAEATGMAQQSDIKLHGHALQCRVTTEDPQNNFIPDYGRITAYRSATGMGIRLDGGTAYSGSVITRYYDSLLVKVTAWAQTPEQAIARMDRALREFRIRGVSTNIAFVENLLKHPTFLDNTYTTKFIDTTPDLFLFKKRRDRATKILTYIADITVNGHPETAGRAKPAAELRTPKAPAPLADPAPGTRNLLEAKGPQAVADWMAAQKQVLITDTTMRDGHQSLLATRMRSIDMIRVAPTYAANLPQLFSVECWGGATFDVAYRFLQECPWQRLRDLRAAMPNLMTQMLLRASNGVGYTNYPDNVVQAFVKQAAATGVDVFRVFDSLNWVENMRVAMDAVIEANKVCEGTICYTGDLLDPNRAKYDLSYYVAMGRDLKAAGAHVLGLKDMAGLLKPASARILIKALKEEVGLPIHFHTHDTSGIAGATVLAACEAGVDAVDAAMDAFSGGTSQPCLGSIVEALRHTDRDTGLDMAAVRQVSNYWEQVRAQYAAFESGIPAPASEVYLHEMPGGQFTNLKAQARSLGLEERWHEVAQAYADANQMFGDIVKVTPSSKVVGDMALMMVAQNLSRAQVEDPAVDVAFPDSVADMLKGNLGQPPGGWPEGISKKVLKGETALTSRPGAGMAPVDLEETRTKLSAELNGFRVDDEDLNGYLMYPKVYLDYMGRHRLYGPVRTLPTRTFFYGMQPGEEITAEIDPGKTLEIRLQAVGETTEEGDAKVFFELNGQPRVIRVPNRAIKAKTAAKPKAQEGNVNHIGAPMPGSIASVAVTAGQKVRAGDLLLTIEAMKMETGLHADREATIKAIHVTPSSQIDAKDLLIELE
- a CDS encoding ATP-dependent helicase; this encodes MNGFDETDAFEAAIPLSQRAMAARPQPYLDDLNPAQRAAVLALDGPVLMLAGAGTGKTKALTSRIVHLLATGKARPNEILAVTFTNKAAREMKERVARMLGQSVEGMPWMGTFHSISVKILRRHAELAGLKSNFTILDTDDQLRLMKQLIVAANIDEKRWPARMLAGLIDSWKNRAWTPAKVPSSEASAYNNRGTELYQQYQDRLRALNACDFGDLLLHVVTLFQAHPDILAQYQRWLKYILVDEYQDTNVAQYLWLRLLAQAHRNICCVGDDDQSIYGWRGAEVGNILRFEKDFPGAEVVRLEQNYRSTEHILAAASGVISGNSDRLGKTLWTEAKGGEKVRLIGHWDGEEEARWIGDEVEALQRGSRSMEAQSLDHMAILVRASHQMRAFEDRFLTIGLPYRVIGGPRFYERLEIRDAMAYFRLAVSPDDDLAFERVVNTPKRGLGDKAQQEIQKTARASGMSLLEGARELLARGGIGGKGAGQLRAFVDGVDRWHAAILNARPEVADAVIEPMVPDAVPQSDMGHVRLAEVILEESGYTSMWQNDKTPEAAGRLENLKELVKALEQFDSLQGFLEHVSLIMENDTEEAAEKVTIMTLHGAKGLEFPVVFLPGWEDGLFPSQRSMNESGQKGLEEERRLAYVGITRAERLCTISFAANRRVYGQWQSQLPSRFIDELPVPHVDVLTPPGLYGGGYGAAGMGGGSRIEERATKADVYNSPGWRRLQDRSATRPISQPRESKQQVIDLDAVSSFTEGDRVFHTKFGYGTVAAIEGDKLDIAFDKAGVKKIIARFVVPAHEADDVPF
- a CDS encoding benzoate/H(+) symporter BenE family transporter, which gives rise to MRASLFSAALVAALVGYGSTIALVLAAAAAVGASPAQTGSWVLAICLGKAAGSALLSVSSRVPVVLAWSTPGAALIAATEGVTMPQAVGAFVLTGLLIALTGTLKPLGRLVARIPDSIAAGMLAGVLLPFCLKLPAATQGIPALILPVIGLFALVRLRNPALAVLAALALGLAAAFASGLATLPPLRLPLPRLTFIWPEFDPMVLIGLALPLYLVTMASQNLPGFATLRAAGYEPPVRAGLTVTGGISALIGLFGAHTISMAAITAAICLGDDVHPDRNRRWQVGLVYAAIWVGLGLLGPLILSLLAALPPELITAIVALALLGPFMGAATAAFQAPETRFAAAITLVVTASGAPALGIGAAFWGLLAGLAFHAAEQLRRPTA
- a CDS encoding DUF1127 domain-containing protein — protein: MAYVNSTRVAQMSFADRLSAAFDGVKQAIARRAIYKQTVRELNALSARELADLGIHRSMITRLAREAAYGK